One genomic region from Calditrichota bacterium encodes:
- the rlmN gene encoding 23S rRNA (adenine(2503)-C(2))-methyltransferase RlmN, with amino-acid sequence MNKTNLTGMTLEEMEDFMASIGQPAFRARQLFNWLYKRRISDVDEITVFSKKFRDELKEKVEMGHVEIADRQISADGETNKFLFRLRDGHFIESVFMVDGKRRTVCLSSQVGCALGCSFCATGRMGFQRNLSVGEIVDQLLAVLKTMDIDATNLVFMGMGEPFLNYENVIKAATLIGHSDGIAVGKRKITISTAGLVPQIKRFADENQGFKLAISLNASDDLSRSELMPINKKYPLRQLIEAAKYYSERSRHLFTFEYLMIAGVNDRKEDVENLKKLLRGLRCKVNIIPYNPTDDRWQAPTEEAIQYFLRELLPLRIIVSVRRSKGVDIDAACGQLYHSHQEQAAK; translated from the coding sequence ATGAATAAAACAAACCTCACCGGCATGACTCTCGAGGAAATGGAAGATTTCATGGCTTCCATTGGTCAGCCTGCATTTCGCGCCCGCCAACTTTTCAATTGGCTGTATAAGCGCCGTATTTCCGATGTCGACGAAATCACGGTTTTTTCCAAAAAATTCCGCGACGAACTGAAAGAAAAAGTTGAAATGGGACACGTCGAAATTGCTGATCGGCAAATTTCCGCCGACGGCGAGACGAACAAATTTTTATTCCGGTTGCGCGACGGCCACTTCATCGAAAGCGTTTTTATGGTCGATGGGAAAAGGCGCACCGTGTGTCTGTCGTCGCAAGTTGGCTGTGCTCTGGGGTGCTCGTTCTGCGCTACGGGACGCATGGGTTTCCAGCGCAATCTTTCTGTCGGAGAGATTGTCGACCAACTTTTGGCGGTGCTGAAAACCATGGACATCGATGCGACAAATTTGGTGTTCATGGGCATGGGCGAGCCTTTTTTGAATTACGAAAATGTGATTAAAGCCGCAACGCTCATCGGCCATAGCGACGGAATCGCCGTGGGCAAAAGAAAAATTACCATTTCCACTGCCGGACTTGTGCCGCAAATAAAAAGATTTGCCGATGAAAATCAGGGTTTCAAATTAGCGATTTCGTTGAACGCCTCTGACGATCTCTCGCGATCTGAGTTGATGCCGATTAACAAAAAATATCCGTTGCGCCAGTTAATCGAAGCGGCGAAATATTATTCCGAGAGGTCGCGGCATTTATTCACGTTCGAGTATCTGATGATCGCCGGCGTGAATGACCGAAAAGAAGATGTGGAAAATTTGAAAAAACTGTTACGCGGTTTGCGTTGCAAAGTGAACATTATCCCCTACAATCCGACCGATGATCGCTGGCAAGCGCCGACCGAAGAGGCCATTCAATATTTTCTGCGCGAACTTTTGCCATTGCGGATTATCGTTTCTGTGCGTCGCAGCAAAGGCGTGGACATCGATGCGGCGTGCGGACAATTGTATCATTCCCATCAGGAGCAAGCCGCAAAGTGA
- a CDS encoding MoxR family ATPase, producing MTENVAAKNDMEIVKQLKDSHDKIVKEIGKVIVGQRDVIHQMLIGLLAQGHCLLIGVPGLAKTLLISTLAQVLDLKFSRIQFTPDLMPSDITGTELIEDDLTTGRKAFKFVKGPVFANIVLADEINRTSPKTQAALLQAMQEHEVTAAGETYKLEEPFFVLATQNPIEQEGTYPLPEAQLDRFMFNLWVDYPSFTEENQIVKSTTSAYEPNLKKTLSGKDIIALQRLVRRVPVADNVIDFAVKLVSLTRPGTNGAPNYVRDYIRWGAGPRASQYLILGAKTNAILDGRPTPDISDVKKVAISVLRHRLVTNFNAEADNVSPVELIEKLIDEVKD from the coding sequence ATGACCGAAAATGTTGCTGCAAAAAATGACATGGAAATTGTCAAACAATTAAAAGATTCGCACGATAAAATTGTCAAAGAAATTGGCAAAGTGATCGTCGGCCAGCGCGACGTCATCCACCAAATGCTCATCGGGCTGCTGGCTCAGGGACACTGTCTGCTCATCGGCGTCCCCGGTCTGGCGAAAACTCTATTGATCAGCACGCTGGCGCAGGTGTTGGATTTAAAATTTTCACGCATTCAGTTTACGCCGGATCTGATGCCTTCGGACATCACCGGCACCGAGCTCATCGAAGACGACCTGACGACGGGGAGAAAAGCGTTCAAATTTGTCAAGGGACCTGTTTTTGCCAATATTGTTTTAGCCGATGAAATTAATCGCACGTCGCCCAAAACGCAGGCGGCGTTGTTGCAGGCGATGCAGGAACACGAAGTTACCGCAGCCGGTGAAACTTACAAATTGGAAGAGCCGTTTTTCGTTTTAGCCACTCAAAATCCGATCGAGCAGGAAGGCACGTATCCGCTGCCCGAAGCACAGCTCGATCGTTTCATGTTCAATTTGTGGGTTGATTATCCTTCTTTTACGGAAGAAAACCAAATCGTGAAATCGACAACCAGCGCCTACGAGCCGAATTTGAAAAAAACGCTTTCAGGGAAAGATATCATCGCATTGCAGCGGCTCGTTCGGCGCGTCCCGGTGGCGGACAATGTCATTGATTTCGCCGTCAAGTTAGTCAGTTTGACCAGACCGGGAACAAATGGCGCGCCCAATTATGTTCGCGATTACATCCGCTGGGGCGCCGGTCCCAGAGCCAGCCAGTATCTGATTTTGGGCGCCAAGACTAACGCCATCCTCGACGGCAGACCCACACCGGACATCAGCGATGTAAAAAAAGTGGCCATTTCAGTTTTGCGCCACCGATTAGTGACCAACTTCAACGCCGAAGCCGACAATGTCAGCCCGGTAGAACTTATTGAAAAATTGATCGACGAAGTGAAAGATTGA
- a CDS encoding DUF58 domain-containing protein, which yields MPITEAVDYRKYLNPEVVSRLKNMQLRARLIVEGFISGLHRSPYHGFSVEFSDYRPYMPGDEIRHIDWKAYGKTDRFYIKQFEEETNVKAYILLDISASMSYSSEKISKLEYASYLAAALSYLMIEQRDAVGLIAFDEKIQNYLSPRSVRSYLTQILSVLETVKPTEKTNIALTLHTMAERIHRRGLIILLSDLLDEPAQVLSGLKHFRHRGHEVIVFQILDPREIDFDFKKNALFRDVETGDKMSTQPWHIRAEYQRLMSDFVQNYRRECRNNLIDFVALNTAMDFDRALLEYMIKRKRLGG from the coding sequence ATGCCAATAACAGAAGCTGTCGATTACCGAAAATATTTGAATCCGGAAGTGGTCTCGCGGCTGAAAAATATGCAGCTCCGCGCGCGGCTTATCGTCGAAGGATTTATTTCCGGACTGCACCGCAGTCCCTACCACGGCTTCAGCGTGGAATTTTCCGATTATCGTCCCTACATGCCCGGCGACGAAATTCGCCACATCGACTGGAAAGCTTACGGCAAGACCGATCGTTTTTACATCAAACAATTCGAAGAAGAAACCAATGTCAAAGCCTACATTCTGCTGGATATTTCCGCTTCCATGTCCTACTCTTCTGAAAAAATCAGCAAATTGGAATACGCCTCGTACTTGGCGGCGGCGTTGTCATATTTGATGATTGAGCAGCGCGACGCCGTGGGGCTCATCGCCTTTGACGAGAAAATTCAAAATTATCTATCGCCACGATCGGTACGCAGCTATCTCACACAAATTTTATCGGTGCTGGAAACAGTCAAACCCACAGAAAAGACGAACATTGCTTTGACTTTACACACGATGGCAGAACGCATTCATCGCCGCGGTCTGATCATTTTGCTCTCTGATTTGTTGGATGAGCCGGCGCAGGTTTTATCCGGGCTGAAACATTTTCGTCACCGCGGTCACGAAGTGATTGTGTTTCAAATTCTCGATCCGAGAGAAATTGACTTTGATTTCAAGAAAAATGCCCTGTTTCGCGATGTGGAAACCGGCGACAAAATGAGTACGCAGCCCTGGCACATTCGTGCGGAATACCAGCGTTTGATGAGCGATTTTGTGCAAAATTATCGTCGGGAATGCCGAAATAATTTAATTGATTTTGTAGCGCTCAATACCGCCATGGACTTTGATCGGGCATTGTTGGAGTACATGATTAAAAGAAAAAGGTTGGGTGGCTAA